In one Scomber japonicus isolate fScoJap1 chromosome 6, fScoJap1.pri, whole genome shotgun sequence genomic region, the following are encoded:
- the LOC128360690 gene encoding diablo IAP-binding mitochondrial protein-like: MAALRKGAAYLSFLRSSSRILFSSRKPVVHKLGKWTNILYTGIASLTVGAGLCAVPFTQVEDLSHDSLIRRAASLVTGSSSTFLSQTTLALIDAITDYSKAVHTLVALQKRYAASIGKLTPAEEDSIWQVIIGQRAQVNDKLDEYKRFESSWVSAVKLCETAAEAAYTSGAEQASITVHTNIQVAQFQVEEARKLSQDADKKLAETKVMEIERMAQHAVSLESNDEEDVPDAYLRED, from the exons ATGGCCGCGCTCCGTAAGGGGGCAGCTTACCTCAGTTTCCTAAG GAGTTCTTCTCGTATCCTGTTCAGCAGCAGGAAACCTGTGGTCCACAAACTGGGAAAATGGACAAATATTCTGTACACTGGTATAGCATCTCTAACTGTAGGCGCTGGGCTCTGTGCTGTCCCTTTCACACAG GTGGAAGACCTCTCTCATGACTCCTTGATCAGACGAGCAGCCTCTCTGGTTACAGGCAGTTCAAGcacttttctctctcagacCACCTTGGCACTCATAGATGCCATCACAGACTATTCAAAG GCTGTGCACACACTGGTTGCCCTCCAAAAACGCTATGCGGCCTCAATAGGAAAACTGACCCCAGCAGAAGAGGATTCCATCTGGCAGGTGATCATAGGCCAGCGAGCACAG GTTAATGACAAACTAGATGAATACAAGCGTTTCGAGTCATCCTGGGTCAGCGCAGTCAAGTTGTGTGAAACGGCAGCTGAGGCGGCGTATACATCAg GAGCTGAGCAGGCGTCCATCACGGTGCATACAAACATTCAGGTGGCCCAATTCCAGGTGGAAGAAGCACGGAAACTTTCACAAGACGCAGATAAGAAGTTAGCTGAGACTAAAGTGATGGAGATTGAACGGATGGCTCAACATGCTGTCTCCTTAGAGAGTAATGATGAGGAAGATGTGCCTGATGCATATCTCCGAGAGGACTGA